The following are encoded together in the Salvia hispanica cultivar TCC Black 2014 chromosome 6, UniMelb_Shisp_WGS_1.0, whole genome shotgun sequence genome:
- the LOC125195830 gene encoding translation initiation factor IF-2, which yields MARSNKYTSLNFNGIFEKKLSNNNHQSTTNTPSSAKSFSNQSKTVLSNSRIHGHMLVLTKPTPKPISIPHKSQIKEQISSPPPDPIKPDSISLRPQGRIGSAPLLSSSALPSPVSPLPSKFVPPHLRPGFVGKEEKPGPDLVKGGFKAKPDFRGQRPGQGQDPGNYRSAAIEGRPKSGGGYDPIRRGREFSDPNRPSSSGNRPNSSG from the coding sequence ATGGCAAGAAGCAACAAGTACACCTCCCTCAATTTCAATGGAATTTTCGAGAAAAAGCTGAGCAACAACAATCATCAATCCACCACCAACACCCCTTCCTCCGCTAAATCATTCTCCAATCAGAGCAAAACCGTCTTATCCAATTCTCGGATCCATGGACATATGCTCGTTTTGACCAAACCCACGCCCAAGCCCATCTCCATCCCTCACAAATCCCAAATTAAGGAGCAGATCTCCTCTCCGCCTCCAGATCCAATTAAACCCGATTCGATCTCCTTACGCCCGCAGGGCCGGATCGGATCCGCTCCGCTGCTGAGCTCGTCAGCCTTGCCTTCTCCTGTGTCGCCGCTGCCGTCAAAGTTCGTGCCGCCGCATCTCAGGCCGGGTTTCGTCGGGAAAGAGGAGAAGCCGGGGCCGGACCTCGTCAAGGGCGGTTTTAAGGCTAAGCCGGATTTCAGAGGACAGAGACCGGGTCAGGGTCAGGATCCGGGGAATTACCGGTCCGCAGCGATCGAGGGTAGACCGAAATCGGGAGGTGGATATGACCCGATAAGGAGAGGCCGTGAGTTTTCGGATCCGAACCGCCCTAGTTCGAGTGGGAACCGGCCCAATTCTAGTGGATGA